The Episyrphus balteatus chromosome 3, idEpiBalt1.1, whole genome shotgun sequence genome segment gagccaggaaacgcacttgaagtgaaaaaaatgtgattttcttaaaacgtgaatattttgcctagatttgtatcctattcgatagatattgacgcagagagcacaaaaatgtattttttataagttttggtcaagtagttttgtttttagagagttttgaatttgtcaacttttgggtcatttagagcataaatagagccaggaaacgcatttgaagtgaaaaaaatgtgattttcttaaaacgtgaatattttgcctagatttgtatcctattcgatagatatcgacgcagagagcacaaaaatgtattttttataagttttggtcaagtagttttgtgtttagagagttttgaatttgtcaacttttgggtcatttagagcataaatagagccaggaaacgcatttgaagtgaaaaaaatgtgattttcttaaaacgtgaatattttgcctagatttgtatcctattcgatagatatcgacgcagagagcacaaaaatgtattttttataagttttggtcaagtagttttgtgtttagagagttttgaatttgtcaacttttgggtcatttagagcataaatagagccaggaaacgcatttgaagtgaaaaaaatgtgattttcttaaaacgtttatatattgcctagatttgtatcctattcgatagatattgacgcagagagcacaaaaatgtattttttataagttttggtcaagtagttttgtttttagagagttttgaatttgtcaacttttgggtcatttagagcataaatagagccaggaaacgcatttgaagtgaaaaaaatgtgattttcttaaaacgtgaatattttgcctagatttgtatcctattcgatagatatcgacgcagagagcacaaaaatgtattttttataagttttggtcaagtagttttgtttttagagagttttgaatttgtcaacttttgggtcatttagagcataaatagagccaggaaacgcatttgaagtgaaaaaaaatgtgattttcttaaaacgtgaatattttgcctagatttgtatcctattcgatagatattgacgcagagagcacaaaaatgtattttataagttttggtcaagtagttttgtttttagagagttttgaatttgtcaacttttgggtcatttagagcataaatagagccaggaaacgcatttgaagtgaaaaaaatgtgattttcttaaaacgtgtaTATTTTGCCAAGATTTGTATcgtattcgatagatatcgacgcagagagcacaaaaatgtattttttataagttttggtcaagtagttttgtttttagagagttttgaatttgtcaacttttgggtcatttagagcataaatagagccaggaaacgcatttgaagtgaaaaaaatgtgattttcttaaaacgtgaatattttgactagatttgtatcctattcgatagatatcgacgcagagagcacaaaaatgtattttttataagttttggtcaagtagttttgtttttagagagttttgaatttgtcaacttttaggtcatttagagcataaatagagccaggaaacgcatttgaagtgaaaaaaatgtgattttcttaaaacgtgaatattttgactagatttgtatcctattcgatagatatcgacgcagagagcacaaaaatgtattttttataagttttggtcaagtagttttgtttttagagagttttgaatttgtcaacttttgggtcatttagagcataaatagagccaggaaacgcatttgaagtgaaaaaaatgtgattttcttaaaacgtgaatattttgcctagatttgtctcctattcgatagatatggaCGCAGAGAgcgcaaaaatgtatttttttataagttttggtcaagtagttttgtttttagagagttttgaatttgtcaacttttgggtcatttagagcataaatagagccaggaaacgcatttgaagtgagcaaaatgtgattttcttaaaacgtgaatattttgcctagatttgtatcctattcgatagatatcgacgcagagagcacaaaaatgtattttttataagttttggtcaagtagttttgtttttagagagttttgaatttgtcaacttttgggtcatttagagcataaatagagccaggaaacgcatttgaagtgaaaaaaatgtgattttcttaaaacgtgaatattttgactagatttgtatcctattcgacaaaaatgtattttttataagttttggtcaagtagttttgtttttagagagttttgaatttgtcagcttttgggtcatttagagcataaatagagccaggaaacgcatttgaagtaaaaaaatcttaaaacgtgaatattttgcctagatttgtatcatTCGATAGATatggacgcagagagcacaaaaatgtattttttataagttttggtcaagtagttttgtttttagagagttttgaatttgtcaacttttgggtcatttagagcataaatagagccaggaaacgcatttgaagtgaaaaaaatgtgattttcttaaaacgtgaatattttgcctagatttgtatcctattcgatagatatcgacgcagagagcacaaaaatgtattttttataagttttggtcaagtagttttgtttttagagagttttgaatttgtcaacttttgggtcatttagagcataaatagagccaggaaacgcatttgaagtgaaaaaaatgtgattttcttaaaacgtgaatattttgactagatttgtatcctattcgacaaaaatgtattttttataagttttggtcaagtagttttgtttttagagagttttgaatttgtcagcttttgggtcatttagagcataaatagagccaggaaacgcatttgaagtaaaaaaatcttaaaacgtgaatattttgcctagatttgtatcatTCGATAGATatggacgcagagagcacaaaaatgtattttttataagttttggtcaagtagttttgtttttagagagttttgaatttgtcaacttttgggtcatttagagcataaatagagccaggaaacgcatttgaagtgaaaaaaatgtgattttcttaaaacgtgaatattttgcctagatttgtatcctattcgatagatatcgacgcagagagcacaaaaatgtattttttataagttttggtcaagtagttttgtttttagagagttttgaatttgtcaacttttgggtcatttagagcataaatagagccaggaaacgcatttgaagtaaaaaaaatcttaaaacgtgaatattttgcctagatttgtatcctattcgatagatatggacgcagagagcacaaaaatgtatttttttttttctacccttAATTCCCCCAAATCTGCGCAAAGGTCCACCGAACGTAGTTTTCGCGTTGTTAGTTTTGTTTGAGTATTTTCCTTCCTTCTTCATTTCTCGAAAATGGTTTTACAAGGGTTGGGTCATTTGGGATATGCTTCTTCTTCGACGcactttcaaaaacattaatacATAGTAGAGTAACTGAAAGAATGCCCAGCATAATTATTTTCAGCTTTTTATtcttttgctttcttttttcttttcttagaaTTGTAGTTTTTGAAAAGCCTAAATCCGGCCATGGATTCGCCAAGTTTTGGGACAGTTCCAATAACTTGTGGAATCCATACAGTATGTGTGTGAGTGTGAGAGGTTCGTTGGAATTCGATTTCGGAGTGGCACCGTAGCTGAATTCCACGAAATTATGAGTGAGAGAGAGTGTATGTGTGAGTGGAAGTGGGGTCGAAGACTAGAGGCTTATCATGACCAACCACTTTTTCAAACACAATTAGGGTTAAATTAATATGCCACAGGTAGGTAGGTGTgtattaaatgttattttttttccaggGATTTTTTTGTGCCAAACACACGTATGGGCGCCAAAATTGTTACATTTGTTCGTCAAGACAGTGACTTGCAGACTTAGGTATCGAATCGAACCGCTCGTTCAGTTTGTTTACGAAAGCTCGAATTCGAAATAAGCGGTCAAAGCCAGGTTCaccattttttcttctttgggaTTCATTTTGGAAGCATAAATATCTTTTGCTGGCAAAAAATCGGTTTACTGGCATACACTTCTGAATCGCAGGAAACGCATTTTTTACCCAGTAGCTCTCTTTATTGGGATAACGGTATATCGACATGTACATCATTATACCAATATAATTCCGTACTCTGCGGAAGAAGTTTTAAAGCCGGAGTTTATATTTTCCGTTAACGCACAACGATTTGTCTCCTCAGTTACCAGCTCAATCATTTCTTCCGTAAAAAACCAATTGACAATTTCCATTGGCGTTTTGAGGGTCCTAACACTCAATGACAGTGATTGCATCACCACAAATAACAACTTCATTGACCTGAAGGCACATTGAGCGCTTACTCCAGATCCATTTGGCAAGCTTTTTTCGGTCCTTTGTTATCGTACTAAGCGTACCCGTAAATCCTCCAGAAGGCTCAATTTTTGGCtcggattttttaatgttttgaagccagaatttgaAATGGCAGATGAAGAACATGGATCCATTTCTTCAGACTCAACAATCTTAGTTGAAGAAATTGCTGGAATCTCCACACCGCTAAGATGCAAAGCTTTCACAAAAGCGTCTGTTGTTTCGGCTGAATGCATTCCTCTGTGGCATGTTCTTTATTTTGGGATATGTCACCTAACTAATATGGCTCGATGTGATCAAAAGCAAAATCTGGGGTGGAATCGGTTATTcagccctatcgaggtatccgttcggagaaaaattttttccgatttgttcgaaatcggagaattttctatcgaggtatccgttccgaTTGACATATCGGAGAATCTTCCGATGAAACATGGCGCCCATCAACGCATTGCGATGAAGTGTGTTCAGCAAAGACTTTTTGACAGTTGTGCTTTGAATTTCATCGGAAATTCTCCGACACAAAATAGTTGCggaatattttcagaaaagttgaatttcacagaaaaaaatataaaaatgtaaatataattttgatttttagtgtagattaataaaaaaaacagctaCAAAGCCTCAGCAAGAGAGGTTGGTTGAAATTAAGAAGACTTGAGCATTACACTTATTGAATCAATCACGTTGACACATGTGTCAAATGAATGCGAttgaatactttatttttttgttcagaagtgGATACCTTGAAAGAAATGTAAGTTCCGGTTGGAACGGGCTATCGTTTCGGAActttctccgaacggatacctcgatagggctgATTGTGATTTGTGATCGGTGATAGTCACAAGAACCAAATCTGTATTGCGAAAATCATATTTCTCAGTGCAAATTGGTCTTTAGTGATTATCACCGATCACAATAGCCGATTCCATCTCTGGATCACAAACCGTGTCATCGCTATAATCGATGAATTCTGCCAATTGAACATCAGTCAATTcatccaaattaatttttttactgatcACGTTTAAGGAGATTCATCTAATACtaatacattattttaattttatcataaaatatagcaatattattttaacaatcatgtgtttttaatacaaaacaaagaaaaaaaagaacaaaacctAGGACGAACACTTTTTACTCGGCAAGACCGTCTTGAGATGgtcttgactttttttcaaaaccacaaaaatatttttccactATTAAAATTATAGGccttctcaaaaataaaaaaacacttacCATATTTCTGTATCGTTCTCATCGTTCTCATTTATCACAAATATGTAtgttcaaaatataaaatctgtgatcaaaataataaaatgtggttttattttattcgtttttaaaaaatgcgattttttcattttgtatcccttgatttgttttcttcttttgtcTAATTGGgagtttcacaaaaaaaaaatatacttaatttattaaatataatttaatatttattttttgggcTGTCTATCGATAACTGGCTGCACTGTTTTACCTGCACGAATATGTCCCCAACCGATtaaactgaaaatttaaaaaaaaatgtattacaatttaaatataatatttgcAACGGAGTTATATGAGTCTCCTAAAGTTAAACTCACCGCCAATGTTGTTCCACCCGACGACTAAGTGCGATTTTTTCACCGATTTCAGTACACACTGGTGTAGTAACGACAATCTTAGCCAAATCGTCTTTTGTGGCACGCACCTTGCCTCCGGTACTCAATGATCCAATATTTAATAGAAGAACTTCATTTCTAGCTAGTTTTTGTACACGGGCACCCTTTTTGTCACCTTCTGTACGAACACCCAATAAACGTTTCAACAAATAATACGAGACTTCCAGCTCCGTATAGATTTCGGGTAAGTGACCAACAGCGCCAAGAACTTGACCAACTAAACGATCAGCACGACAAAGTGTCGGATCAATCTTTGTACCAACACCAATTAATCCTCCAGGAACGGCGAATTGCAACTCGTTTTGTTCAGTATATAATGAAACAATTCGCGAGAAAATCGGCCGACAAGTCACATTACCTTCGGAGTCTTTCGTGACGACACCTGGTCGCACTTCGATCTCCTGGCCAACCTTAAGAACACCACTGAGAATCGAACCACCAGCAACACCACCCTTCAGGTCATGCACCTCACAACCAGGTTTGTTGACATCAAATGAACGAATAACAATCAGTCGTGGTGGTGTATTGAAGTTACGAATGGGAACAGGAATTTTATTAACAATGTACTCGCAAAGTACCTGTAataattttaatcagaatcagtttgaattaaaaaaaaaaaaaaaccttttaaaaactcattacaCTTACCTCAATATTGTATTTCATTTGAGCTGAAATTGGAACAATAGGACTTCCCTCAGCAACAGTTCCCTGTACGAATTTCACAATAACTTCGTGTTGTTCCTTGGCTTGACTCTCTGTAACTAAATCGATTTTATTCTGAAGAATAATCATGTGCTGCAGTTTCATAATTTCAATAGCAGCCAAATGTTCTGCGGTTTGTGGCTGGGGACACGATTCATTTCCTATTAAAGAATttcatatttagttttttttttttgtctgttttatttaaatatatttatattgttAATTTTACCAGCAATTAATAGCAAAGCTGCATCCATGACAGCGGCACCGTTCAACATAGTTGCCATAAGAATGTCGTGACCGGGGCAATCGATAAAACTCACATGACGTATTAATTGAAACCGTCCTGAGCACGCTGGACGGGTGCATGGAAAACTATCATCCTTGCTGGAACCTCCAGAAATGAAACTAGCGGGACGGGGGCATTTTGGATTGTcacatttataaatttttgcatTAGCATAACCTATAAATGAAAGAAATTgcgtataatttttgttttaaacgtaATTTAAAGACAAGTTGAAGACATCGATTGCCATTAAgtatcaaatattaaaaaaaaaaaaaagagcaaaagaaataataaattttataatttctgtCTACTCTCTCCTATTCTTTTATTGACAAAACCTTATGATCTGCAAGCGGAACGAGgcagttttttttaaccatcttgAAAACGATAAGTTTTGGTGTTTATAATACTCAAACAATATGATTCAGGAAAATATAAGTTTCATCGAAACTTCGAAACGAACATTCTCAAAAACATCCTTAACTCAGCCAGCATTTCAAGTCGTACATGGCgggtataaattaattaattaattaaactattataatacacaaataaaaacaacatctgGAACAAACCCGTTTAATTTCATTTGCAAAATATTAAGTAACCTTATACATCAAATGCAGACATACGGTACGTCTAATCTGGTATTTCCGATTTTGGGCACAATTCTTTATAAATAcgacccaattttttttttttttggaaatagtcTGGTAATAAGTTTTTCGATAAAAAGcacttttgttaatttaaaatgttagattgtgcttaattttaatattgaaaatattctattttcataagaaattctTGTGCACACAACATGGACAAGAATATTGTAACCAATTCTTTAAAGGTCAAAATTCCCTACTAACTGCAATActtgtttctatttttatttacatactCGTACTCTTGAAAACTATCAGACGCACAGAAAAGGTTTTAGCTTCTGTATTGGAAACTTTCTAATAAGCATATTGTATAAGCTTTAAGATCGCGgcacatcgttttttttttttcaaaaaaatgtatctttaatGGCTTTAAATGTATCACCAATAAAAATTCGGGTATATTTTGACACTTTGCATTTTTGACTCTTTTGTCCGAAAATTAAGGATGTCCATTGGCTGATATCTGTAAGCAACAACAGAACTACCAGATTTGACACACGGTCTTCTTCTACAGAATCGACAAGGTTAATGGACTGTTAGCAGCATTTTGTACCCGAAGTATTTGTGTcttattaattttctaaaacaaaacaagcATGGAAATGCATTGTATTTTTGATGCACTGGTGGCGTTGCACAATGGGGCAAAATCGCTAAAGTTGGCATTTAATCAACCAAAAGGTATACAagcttgaaatttggtacaagtCCTACTGATACCAATGTTAGTACATAATCATAATCAAAGTTTCAAATGGCCACTTTTAAATGTTACCATCcataaagaatttaaaattaaagtcttCTAGTTTTCTGTTACACAGTGGAACAGTTATCCTGAGCAAAAACCGAAAAGACATTGATCTTTTCTTTTGCTTGTGGTCgcgttaatttattaaaagaaaaaacaaccttaacacaacatttaacaaaaaaataaattaaataaagaacacaatttaattattcaacttaaaactttttaattttttatttaaaattatatgcaTTTCAAGTCCATTTTGACTCATCTTGATCAATACACTTTGATGAAGATAAGTCACGACTcgaaatgcatacaattttaatcaaaaaataaaaaagttttaagttgAATAATTAActtgtgtttttaatttaatttattgtttttgattttttgttaaatgttgtGGTCATTAaggttgttttttcttttaataaaaaaacatatagaatttgtttgttttcaaatttctcCAAAACGGCTAAAACGATTTCAATGAAACTTTGATGATTTTATATCCTGTCATTGTAATTAAACTTCatttataaacaaacaaaatcttaaaaataaaaaaaggattttcatTCTTGAGttttatttacatataatttttttttttttgtaattatacgaaatatacaaataaatatagaaGTAAAGAAGCTATTGTGTACATTCGTCCTCTTTCAAAGAGTAAAGCCCACTTTATCGATATGCTGTCCTCTCTATTTTAACTAAACGAGGAAAGTAAATTGTCATCTTTTTAAAATGTCGATAACAACATAAGTTTGCTGGAAGGTTATGCTTATTTAATAAGTTATCCTTTGACGAATCGACGAATCCCATCTTAAAACCTACGCACTACACAAACTATCGTGAATTTTATTctgaaattttgcattaaaactaTTCAACATATTTTCTAAGAAATAACTTAGATTTATTTAGATTTATTTTAGATATATTTTTAGGgagatttcaaaaatttcgatTCGACGAAGCATAATCATCTAGGTTTAAAGTAGTACCTCTACATTGGATCCATTTTAAAACTTCTAATCTTATAAACTCAAATGCTTTTACCTACGTACTGTGGTTAAAAGCACTTTTTTTCATCGTcgaaaaataatgtttcttgtTTCCGCTAAGATTAACGAAACTGATAATTTCTGTGTGCTTTACTTATTTTTTGCAGCCACTTAAATGTTATAAAgagtaatcaaaaaaaaaattcccgatataattttatttcaaataaaaaagtaaataaaaatttgtctgaaaataataaaaaaaaatatttcctttttatttaCTGTGTTTTATTtgtgtaataataataatgatttaatgCACATGCGCATACCATGTTTAAACTTAAAAAgtattgttttctttaaataaaaaaaaaacgtgcgtTTGTTCTAgaactcaaacaaaaattaacaaaaactttcTAATATCTGaactaagaaaaattttttaaaaaattaatgccaacatttaaaataaaacctttCGGCAATTTTCGGCTCCACATCGGCATGCAACTTTTTCAGCCTCCGATAAATTTTCGTACTTGAGATCAGACTCATGATCACGACAAATGTAGTCAAATGTTAGTTCTTCTCCAGCTTTAATGGGTTTAATAGCGAAGAAAGCCAATCGTGGCATATTTATATCCAAACAATTTATCCAAGCTGGAAATACGGCCAAATTGGGGTCACATGAATGATTTATGAAATGCGATACATTGCCATGGAAGGCAGCATCAATAGTATATACACTCTCTGCCGATGTATTATAGTCCAAATCGAATAAGTATGTTCGACCAATCGCATCGTATTGTTTGCCACGTTCGTTAGCTTCATCCGCCAGCAAAATTTCACCAACGTATTCACAAACAAAGTCGCCTTTACGAATGGCATTGTGTGTCTTAAGGGCCCAGCCACAGCCATTACTAGTCTTGAAAATACATAGAGCATTTTTGCGTCCACGCTGTATGGTTCTATTTAAGCAGTCTGGACCACATTTACACAATTTATTGCATTCATATATAGCCTCACCGGAACGTATTCTGAGTCGACCAGTTTTATCGTAGGCAAATTTACCACCAGCCATTTTCGAACAACACGGTGATCCTGATTCACAATTATCACACTTACAACCAATCGGTGGGTCTTCCATAATTTCAACTCCCTTACCCGCAATACTGTTTTTGATATAATTGAACATTGGATCGGGCACATCCAGATCAGCCTTGTTCTCTACAGTAACCTTGGCATCTACTTCAATCTCGTTAACAGTTAGCTCCCAGCGCGTAATATCTCTAAGTTGTTGCATGCGCTGCATGATAAAAGGTTTCATTAATGTAACTTTCTTTATACGTTCCCTTATCTTGCCCGATTCAATTTTGGCTTTCGAACCAGACAGTTTAAATTGAGCAAGTAGCACCAAATCCGATTGATGTGCCAATATATCGAAATCATCCAATTCATCTATTTTCACGTCTGCTGCTGTAAGAGTTTCGTTATTTTCCTCGATTTCTTTGCGAATCGAATCGTGAATTTGATCGATTGTTACTTCGTACTTTTGCAGTTCCTCTTCAAGAAATATACTCAAATGTTGACATTCCCTGACATTAACAAAGGGCTCCCATGTGTTTGTGCTTGGCGGGTAATCCATCCATTTGACAAAGTACAAAGGTAACGAATTGTGTGACTCCATACTCTCAATGGATTCGACGACATATTCAGCTTTTGCTTTGGATTTgctactttttttacttttagatTTATTACTGGTTGTTGTCGGAGTATTCTGGCGAATACGAAGACTCTGAACCGATTCCAGATCGGATACGTCAATAGCGCTCTCATAGCCTGAACTAGGGCTTGACGCATGCCTGATTGAACGCTCACTTGTAGGTGTCATTGGCAATTGAAATCTAAGTTCATCGTGAAGTTGTTCACGACGGTGTTTTTGGCATTTAAGATTTACTTCCCTAAGAAATGCACGCAGAAGCTGTGTTGATTTGGTTATTCGCAAAAGTTTTTCATATGGAATACGTTctgtaattataaaaaagaaagaaaaaataataaataaattgctgGAGCCATAAAgaatttttacaaacaaaaaaaaactaaaccaaacaaaattatgaaaaataagagagaaaaACTTGAATAccctatagtttttttttttttttaatttttcaattttttttaaaacaaatttttatgatTCCagcattttatttagttttttttttcttaattttttttttttcttacaaaacatACTGcgtatgaaaaatataatttcaatgaataaaacaaaaaaaaaaagcacaaaaccTTAGTATTAACAACGACGATGCAACAAAAGATAGGGATTCTCTTGTGAAAATCTAATCTAATTTAAGGTAGATTAATTGCCACTAAAA includes the following:
- the LOC129914717 gene encoding eukaryotic translation initiation factor 2 subunit 3 isoform X2, which gives rise to MSTTEGQIGVNTNLQEQNLENLDISNLTALSPEVISRQATINIGTIGHVAHGKSTVVKALSGVQTVRFKNELERNITIKLGYANAKIYKCDNPKCPRPASFISGGSSKDDSFPCTRPACSGRFQLIRHVSFIDCPGHDILMATMLNGAAVMDAALLLIAGNESCPQPQTAEHLAAIEIMKLQHMIILQNKIDLVTESQAKEQHEVIVKFVQGTVAEGSPIVPISAQMKYNIEVLCEYIVNKIPVPIRNFNTPPRLIVIRSFDVNKPGCEVHDLKGGVAGGSILSGVLKVGQEIEVRPGVVTKDSEGNVTCRPIFSRIVSLYTEQNELQFAVPGGLIGVGTKIDPTLCRADRLVGQVLGAVGHLPEIYTELEVSYYLLKRLLGVRTEGDKKGARVQKLARNEVLLLNIGSLSTGGKVRATKDDLAKIVVTTPVCTEIGEKIALSRRVEQHWRLIGWGHIRAGKTVQPVIDRQPKK
- the LOC129914717 gene encoding histone-lysine N-methyltransferase Su(var)3-9 isoform X1, with amino-acid sequence MSTTEGQIGVNTNLQEQNLENLDISNLTALSPEVISRQATINIGTIGHVAHGKSTVVKALSGVQTVRFKNELERNITIKLERIPYEKLLRITKSTQLLRAFLREVNLKCQKHRREQLHDELRFQLPMTPTSERSIRHASSPSSGYESAIDVSDLESVQSLRIRQNTPTTTSNKSKSKKSSKSKAKAEYVVESIESMESHNSLPLYFVKWMDYPPSTNTWEPFVNVRECQHLSIFLEEELQKYEVTIDQIHDSIRKEIEENNETLTAADVKIDELDDFDILAHQSDLVLLAQFKLSGSKAKIESGKIRERIKKVTLMKPFIMQRMQQLRDITRWELTVNEIEVDAKVTVENKADLDVPDPMFNYIKNSIAGKGVEIMEDPPIGCKCDNCESGSPCCSKMAGGKFAYDKTGRLRIRSGEAIYECNKLCKCGPDCLNRTIQRGRKNALCIFKTSNGCGWALKTHNAIRKGDFVCEYVGEILLADEANERGKQYDAIGRTYLFDLDYNTSAESVYTIDAAFHGNVSHFINHSCDPNLAVFPAWINCLDINMPRLAFFAIKPIKAGEELTFDYICRDHESDLKYENLSEAEKVACRCGAENCRKVLF